From the genome of Candidatus Aenigmatarchaeota archaeon:
AAAAGAAAGTAAATCGTTTTCTTTTTTTGAGATTTTTATTTCATTCTTGTTTACCATAAGGCATGCAAGCCCGTATCGAAAGTGCAGATGGATGGCCATTGCTAAAGAGGTGAAAAATCAATTACAAAAACAAAATCCTGCTACTAAGAGCAGGAACAAGTGCCTTCAGCAGTGACCGTACAACTCTTTGTTGAATCAAAGCAGGTGCATGTAGCAGAAGTGCCCGTGCCCCGGATTGTGCAGTCAAAACTGCTGCTGCTCTGGCAAACCGCACAAACCTTAACGCAAGCGTTATTATCAAGCGGGCTTATCCCCATCTGGTTGCATATATCCCTAAGAGACACCTGCTGGTTTCCAACTCTTGCCGTAGCATCTCCTACCTTGCTGGAATCGCAGTTATAAACTGTGCTTAGTATGGAACAGGCCTCACTGGATGCAGTCTGAAGCTGCGTCTTGTCTATATTCTTTCCGGCGCCTGAAAAGAAGGCCGCCATCATAAGGAGGACAAAGATCGCAAGCGCTATCACTATTACAGAATTCACTGGCAATTCAACACCCTTGAACTTCATAATTAAACCAACTATTTATATTTACTAATGGAAAGGCCAAAAGAAGGGGATTTAGTCATAATCGAGAAAAATGGCCAGAAATGGGAAGGCCAGGTACTGCCTGGGCAAGGCCCAGCCATAACGCTGAAGCTTAAAAGCGGCTACAACGTGGGCCTTGAGCTGGACAAGGGCACAAAAGTCACTAAAACCGGGGAAGTCGAAACGGTAAGACACAAACCCGTCGGATTCAAGCAGGAGTTTGACAAAAATAAGCCCCTCGTCTCCATTCTTTCGGCAGGAGGGACTATTGCCTCCTCAATTGACTATTCTACCGGCGCAATATCCGCCACATACTCTGCCGATGACCTTGTAAGGTCAGTCCCGGAAATCTCAAACTTTGCAAACATCCGGACAGGAAAAATCTTTGACGAAATGAGCGAAAACCTGTCCCCCAGCGACTGGAGAACCATTGCCCGGTCCGTTTTCGAAGAAATACGCCAGAAGGAAATCGCCGGCGCAATCGTCACTCACGGAACGGACACACTCTCGTTTACCTCATCAGCCCTCTCATTTATGCTAAGAAACCTCAATAAGCCAGTAATTCTGACCTATGCCCAAAAAAGCTCAGACCGGGGCTCAACTGACTCCGCAATGAACCTTATATGCTCAGCAGTTGCAGCAACTACCGACATCGCAGAAGTGGTCACCGTCGGCCACGGCACAATAAGCGACGATTTCTGCCTCATAAACCGGGGAAACAAGGTCCGAAAGATGCATTCATCCCAGAGAAACACGTTCAGGCCGATAAATACCCTTCCTATTGCAAAGGCCTGGCCTGACGGAAAAGTTGAATTCGTGGGAAATTACAAAAAGAAAAGCATGGCTGAAGGAGAGCCCTACCTTGCAGACAAACTGGAAGAAAAGGTGGCAATCATCAAATTCTACCCCGGGCTTGACCCTGCAATTATCGACTGGTACATAGACCGGAAGTACAAAGGGATTATCATCGAGGGAACCGGCCTGGGCCACGTGGCAATGGAGAAAAGGGGAAGTCTGCTTCCTTCAATCGAAAGGGCGCTTGAATCAAAAATAATCGTCGGAATGACCACCCAGACCATATACGGGAGCGTAAACGCTTACGTTTACTCTAACCTCAGGCGCCTGTCTGAACGTGGAGTAGTCTATCTCATGGATATGACAACAGAAGCGGCATATGCAAAACTTATGTGGGTTTTGGGCCAGACTCAAAATGAAAAGGAGGCAAAAGAGATGATGCTTAAAAATATTGCCGGAGAATTCAACCCGCGCCTGCAGCCGGAGCTTTTCCTCTACTAAGGGCATACCTGAATAAGTTTATGAAAAGCCAAAAATACACCCTAAACCTAACCGAATTCCGATGTTCTGACGGAGTCATCCTCCCAGGGCTTTTGTATGAGCCAAAGAGGAAAACCAAAAAGGCAGCAATATATCTTCACGGAAACGGCAGTTCCTCAGTTTTTTACTCGGTAGCAAGAATGAATATTCTTGCTGAAGAACTTGCTAAAATAAACATTGCTTTCTTTCCCTTCAACAACCGGGGCGCCCAGTACCTCCATAAAAACACTGTCAAAGGAAATCCTGAAATGAAAGAAATAAAATCAGGCACCGCTTACGAGCTGATAGATGATTGCATAAAAGATATTGAGGGGGCAATAAAAAAACTCATCGGACGGGGCTACACGGAAATTTATCTGATTGGGCTCTCAACAGGGGCAAACAAAATTGTAGTCTACAACCTGCATCGGCCAAAAAACAAAGTGAAGGGCTACATTCTCCTGAGCGGAGGTGATGATACGGGAATCTACTATTCACAGCTAGGAAGAAAAAAATTCTGCGCGCTTCTCGAAAAATGCAAAAAGAAAATCGGGGAAGGCAGAGGAGAAAGGTTGATTGGCACGGGCCTGAGCGAGATTCCCATGTCCTACAATTCAATCTTTGACACGATCAACCCAGACGGAAATTACAACACATTCCCCTTCTATGAGCAGATGAGTGGGCTAAAACTCTCCAAGAAACAACTGTTTGTGGAATTTGGGGCGATAAAAAAGCCAATGCTTATTGTATACGGAGAAAAGGACGAGTACTGCTACGGAAACGCAACTCTGTGCGCCGGCATTCTGCTTGAAAAATCAGGAAACCCAAAAAAACACACGCTCAATATCATAAGAAACGCTGACCACGGCTTTCGGGGAAAAGAAAAAGAGCTCTCAAACATAATCTGCAGATGGCTTAGCGCTCAAAAATAAGCTTAAGCTCAAAAAGAGGAACGAAAAAAACCTGGCCAAAATCAGGCAAGCCCAATTTTCCTCTTGTCGAGTTCCCTTTTGATTGAAAGGTTAATCTCGTGCTGAACCGCCGTAAAGTCCTTGAATTTCGGGGACTTTATGAGGTAAGAGACTTCAAAGGTGGCAGAAACGCCCTTTATTGCCTTCAGGTAAGCCCTCTCGAACTCCACAAGCTTCATCTTCTCCATAAGCGCCTCAAGAATCTTTGGAAAATCAGCGAGCTGTTTTTCTGAGGTCTTGTAGGCAACCGAAAGGTCGAATATCACCCTTCGGCTTTCCATCTTCTTGTAATTTCTCACACGGCTATTTGTAAGGTCCCTGTTCGAGACGATAAGCTCATCACCCTGGAGAGTTTCTATCCTTGTCGATTTTAGCCCAATCCTTTTCACAATGCCCATGTCATTTCCAATCGCTATATGGTCACCAACACGGAAGGGCTTGTCAAAAGATATCGTAAAGAAGGCAAATATGTCCGCCAAGATGTTCTGCATGGCAAAGGCAATCGCAATTCCGCCGATTCCAAGACCGGCAAGTACTGCCGAAACCTCATAGCCCCTGTTTTGAAGAAACAACAAAACAGCGATTATCCAGATAAAGACTTTAATAATCCGCCCAAAAAGGTCCGCAATCGAGGAGTCAAAGTCCTTGTCCTCTGCCATCTCCCGCCGGACATATTTCTGCAAGCTGTAGTCAATTACCTTGCTCACGCTCTGGACAGCGTAGTAGATTACAACCAGAGCAACCAGATAGCCAAAAATAGTGTCGGCAATCTCCGGAAGAGCCACAAATTGAAATGCAACGTAAAGGGAAAGCATCAAGTAAAACGGCCAGCCAAGAGATTCAAGGATGCTGACTGCAAAATCATCAATGTCTGTTCGTGTCCTCTTAGAAAGCCCCTTGAGCCGCCTGACGATAACCAGCTCAAAAAACTTCAGAAACAGCCAGGTAAAGAGAAATGCCAGGATGGCAAGGCCATACTCTGCATAAATCTCCCCTGCGCCCAAGCTATATGCCCAAACCGAAAGGTAGTCCTCCATAAGTGTAGCTAAGAAGAGGTAAAAATAGGCAAATATGGGTAAATTAGCCGCAAAAAGGCAAATTCGCCAAAAATAGCTCATTTTACGCAGCGTTCGGCTTTTCTTTTTTTAAAGAGACCCTTCTTATGGACCCGTAGCTCAGGTTGGATAGAGCGTTTGCCTCCTATGAAGCTTTTCTTTGCAAAAGAAAAGCTTCAGGACCAAAAGAAAGCAGATTCCGCTTCGCGAATAAGCTTTTGGAGGGTTTTTGGAGCAAGCAAAAGGTCGGCGGTTCAAATCCGCTCGGGTCCGCAGTTTAATTATAGCTCTCCAAGAAAGTTATGGTGCCCCGTCTACCCAAAACGAGACCTGCCAAGACCTCAGATTATGATTTCATACGTACTCTGACCAAGGAGACACTATTTCCCTACATCTCAAAATACCACAAGATTGACAAAAAAGTGTTTGACAAAGGATTCAGAGAACGACTGAAGAGCCTTCAGATTCTGCTTGAAGAAGAA
Proteins encoded in this window:
- the gatD gene encoding Glu-tRNA(Gln) amidotransferase subunit GatD, with protein sequence MERPKEGDLVIIEKNGQKWEGQVLPGQGPAITLKLKSGYNVGLELDKGTKVTKTGEVETVRHKPVGFKQEFDKNKPLVSILSAGGTIASSIDYSTGAISATYSADDLVRSVPEISNFANIRTGKIFDEMSENLSPSDWRTIARSVFEEIRQKEIAGAIVTHGTDTLSFTSSALSFMLRNLNKPVILTYAQKSSDRGSTDSAMNLICSAVAATTDIAEVVTVGHGTISDDFCLINRGNKVRKMHSSQRNTFRPINTLPIAKAWPDGKVEFVGNYKKKSMAEGEPYLADKLEEKVAIIKFYPGLDPAIIDWYIDRKYKGIIIEGTGLGHVAMEKRGSLLPSIERALESKIIVGMTTQTIYGSVNAYVYSNLRRLSERGVVYLMDMTTEAAYAKLMWVLGQTQNEKEAKEMMLKNIAGEFNPRLQPELFLY
- a CDS encoding DUF1749 domain-containing protein, which codes for MKSQKYTLNLTEFRCSDGVILPGLLYEPKRKTKKAAIYLHGNGSSSVFYSVARMNILAEELAKINIAFFPFNNRGAQYLHKNTVKGNPEMKEIKSGTAYELIDDCIKDIEGAIKKLIGRGYTEIYLIGLSTGANKIVVYNLHRPKNKVKGYILLSGGDDTGIYYSQLGRKKFCALLEKCKKKIGEGRGERLIGTGLSEIPMSYNSIFDTINPDGNYNTFPFYEQMSGLKLSKKQLFVEFGAIKKPMLIVYGEKDEYCYGNATLCAGILLEKSGNPKKHTLNIIRNADHGFRGKEKELSNIICRWLSAQK
- a CDS encoding mechanosensitive ion channel family protein, whose protein sequence is MEDYLSVWAYSLGAGEIYAEYGLAILAFLFTWLFLKFFELVIVRRLKGLSKRTRTDIDDFAVSILESLGWPFYLMLSLYVAFQFVALPEIADTIFGYLVALVVIYYAVQSVSKVIDYSLQKYVRREMAEDKDFDSSIADLFGRIIKVFIWIIAVLLFLQNRGYEVSAVLAGLGIGGIAIAFAMQNILADIFAFFTISFDKPFRVGDHIAIGNDMGIVKRIGLKSTRIETLQGDELIVSNRDLTNSRVRNYKKMESRRVIFDLSVAYKTSEKQLADFPKILEALMEKMKLVEFERAYLKAIKGVSATFEVSYLIKSPKFKDFTAVQHEINLSIKRELDKRKIGLA